The genomic DNA AGCCCACTCATAAAGTTGCTGAAAATAATCCGATGCATACACTTCTTGATCCCACTCAAAGCCGAGCCACTCTATATCTCTGCGGATGGCATCTACAAACTCTTGCTCTTCTTTTTCTGGGTTGGTGTCATCAAATCTAAGATTAACAGGGGCGTTGTATTTTTTACCCAACCCAAAGTTGATGCAAATGGCTTTGGTGTGCCCAATATGCAAATATCCGTTGGGTTCTGGCGGAAAACGAAATCTCAAATTTTCCTTAGGCATTCCATTTTCTAAATCTTTTTCTATAATTTGCTCAATAAAATTGAGAGATTTTTTTTCTTCCATAGCTTCTATAAAGTTCTTAGTCTGCAAATTTATGATTTTTTTTTGAGTATCAACAGACAAACTTCTGCCTCAATTTAAAATTTTGGCACGGACTTTGCTTATAAGAATCTTGTACTTAATAAATAGTTTTTTCAGAACACAAATGTTGAAAAAAGGCTGCTTTTACCCTTCGTAGAAACAGCCTTTGTTTTTTATGTGTCAACCAATTACATCTTTATATATCAACTACTTATACCAAAAACCGAAGTTGATTTTTTTCTAAAAATAACGGAGTTTCCAAATTATTGGTAAATAGTTCGCCTGTGCCTAAACCTTGTGGCATTGGGTTGTTCTTGGTATAGGTGTACTGCGCAATGGCATTGAGCCCAATATTGCTCTCCAAAGCGGAGGTAATCCACCAGCCTATACCCAACGATTCTGCGAGCATTATCCATTCATCTGAGCCAGAGAAACCGCCCACCAAAGATGGTTTTAAAATAATATATTGCGGCTGAATGAATTCCAACAACTCCCTTTTTTCATCAAGGTTTACTACGCCAATCAACTCCTCATCTAAAGCAATGGGCGTGGGCGTACTGGCGCACAATTGTTGCATTTGCGCTTTGTTTCCCGCCTTGATGGGTTGTTCTATAGAATGAATATCCAGTTGATACAAATCCTCCAAGACCTTTTGCGCTTCATCAAAATCAAATGCGCCGTTGGCATCTACCCTTAATTCCAATTGTTCCTTTGGAAATAGGCGCCGCAACTGGGCTAAGATGTTTCGCTCCACTTTCCAATCCACTCCAATTTTCAATTTGATACAATCAAAACCTTGGGCGAGCTTAGCCTCGATCTGCTGCTGCATCGATTCCTGAGAGCCCATCCAAATTAAGCCATTGATGGCAATTTGCCCTAAACCTTGCGTCAGCTCCGATGGAAAATAAAGCGCACCACCATAGTCTAAATTCCGTAAGGCTTGCTCATAGCCTATCCAAATAGAGGGATAGCGCCGTAATTTTTCCTTTAAAAAATCAGTATCTTTATTGATATTTTCACAAAGCCACGCTAAGGTTTCCTCATAGTTGGGGACATCATCACAACTTAAACCACGGAATAAACCACACTCGCCAAGTCCTGTTTTTTCTCCGTTTTTTACCTCTAAAAAATAGGTCTCTTTGGTGGTTAAAACGCCACGCGAAGTACCGCTTGGCACCTTAAAATGAAGCGTATATTTTCGATAAGAAGCCTGCATTCTATTGATATTGCGCCATAAACTCTTCGGCTTTTTCTACCATTTCGGAACTTCCGCAGAAGAAAGGCACCCGCTGATGAAGCTCGGTAGGCTCTATTTCTAAAATACGCTGATAGCCGTTAGAAGCCTTGCCCCCAGCTTGCTCCGCAAGAAATGCCATAGGATTACACTCATAGAGTAACCTTAATTTACCATTAGGCGCGTGCGAATAAGATGGGTAAATATAAATGCCGCCTTTAATCATATTTCTATGAAAATCAGAGACTAACGAACCAATATATCGCGAAGTATAAGGTCTATCGCCTTCTTCCATTTGGCAATATTTGAGGTAGTCCTTCACCCCTTGAGGAAATTTGATGTAATTCCCTTCGTTGATAGAGTAGATTTTTCCTTTTTTAGGGAAAGTCATATTAGGATGAGACAAATAATAAGTGCCCAAACTTGGGTCTAAGGTAAAGCCATTAACACCGTTCCCAGTGGTATAAACAATCATTGTAGAAGAGCCATAAACCACATAGCCAGCCGCCGCTTGGTTAACGCCTTTTTGTAAAAAATCTTTGAGTTTCACCGGCGTTCCAGGCTCCGTTACCCTTCTGTAAATAGAGAAAATAGTCCCCACAGAAACATTCACATCAATATTAGAAGAGCCGTCCAATGGGTCTATCAGCACCACATACTTGCTAAGGTGTCCATTTTCTCCGCATTTAATCTCAATAAAATCATCGCTTTCTTCTGAGGCGATCCCACAAACGACCTCTCTCTGAGACAGCGCATTGATGAAGATATCATTGGCTAAAACATCTAATTTCTGTTGGTCTTCGCCTTGTATATTCGTGTTGCCTGCTTTACCGATAATATCGGCGATGCCCGCCTTGTTCACTTCTCTATTGACCACCTTAGAAGCCAACCGAATGGCGCTAAGCAACCGAGAAAACTCCCCTGTAGAATACTGAAAATCATCTTGTTTATCAATAATAAACTCGCCGAGTGTTTGTAATGCTTGTTCTGACATTTTTACATTTTATAGTTAATAGCGCAAATTTCGTAAAAAAGTTTGATATAATCCGCATTTTACCTTTGAGAATTTAATCTCTGGCTGACTTTTATCAGCGGTGCGCATTGGGCATTCCAATAGATAAGATTGATGATATCAAAAATAATCGTTAAATTTGCCCCTAAATCTTTTGATTTTATGCAACAATTAGTTTTACTCTTTACCAAAGGCGGCTTGCAATACCAACTGATCCAAGGCAAAAAAGTGGTGGAAGATGTGGCTTTCTTTAATGAAGAAGAACAGTCTATTGATTTTTTAAAGGAAAAATTAGCCACTTGCCTCGCGGTGCCTCACCTTTCGGCGGTGCGTGTGATTTCTGCGCTCAACCACTTCACGATGATGCCCGAAGGCTTCTCTCAGCACGAGTTGGCTTATGATCTAATCCGCTACAATGCCCCTGTAGATGAGGAAAACGAGGAGGTGATGCTCTCTCTCAATAAAAAATATAAAGTTCAGTTCTACTATACCCTACCCCGAGTTTTTTACCAAATGATTAAACAACAAGCACCAAAAGCATATTTTAATTTCTCGGGAG from Riemerella columbina includes the following:
- a CDS encoding o-succinylbenzoate synthase; the encoded protein is MQASYRKYTLHFKVPSGTSRGVLTTKETYFLEVKNGEKTGLGECGLFRGLSCDDVPNYEETLAWLCENINKDTDFLKEKLRRYPSIWIGYEQALRNLDYGGALYFPSELTQGLGQIAINGLIWMGSQESMQQQIEAKLAQGFDCIKLKIGVDWKVERNILAQLRRLFPKEQLELRVDANGAFDFDEAQKVLEDLYQLDIHSIEQPIKAGNKAQMQQLCASTPTPIALDEELIGVVNLDEKRELLEFIQPQYIILKPSLVGGFSGSDEWIMLAESLGIGWWITSALESNIGLNAIAQYTYTKNNPMPQGLGTGELFTNNLETPLFLEKNQLRFLV
- the fbp gene encoding class 1 fructose-bisphosphatase, translated to MSEQALQTLGEFIIDKQDDFQYSTGEFSRLLSAIRLASKVVNREVNKAGIADIIGKAGNTNIQGEDQQKLDVLANDIFINALSQREVVCGIASEESDDFIEIKCGENGHLSKYVVLIDPLDGSSNIDVNVSVGTIFSIYRRVTEPGTPVKLKDFLQKGVNQAAAGYVVYGSSTMIVYTTGNGVNGFTLDPSLGTYYLSHPNMTFPKKGKIYSINEGNYIKFPQGVKDYLKYCQMEEGDRPYTSRYIGSLVSDFHRNMIKGGIYIYPSYSHAPNGKLRLLYECNPMAFLAEQAGGKASNGYQRILEIEPTELHQRVPFFCGSSEMVEKAEEFMAQYQ
- a CDS encoding DUF3822 family protein, producing MQQLVLLFTKGGLQYQLIQGKKVVEDVAFFNEEEQSIDFLKEKLATCLAVPHLSAVRVISALNHFTMMPEGFSQHELAYDLIRYNAPVDEENEEVMLSLNKKYKVQFYYTLPRVFYQMIKQQAPKAYFNFSGEKFLNTLQNHGKKEIHINLYHHQCEFFALNGNQVVLYNNLDVNSEVDFLYFIMFTLSKIGFGLAETHFFVYGETTENDTFISELTKFVKHLKIGFDNLHQKNFIMAL